The Syntrophobacterales bacterium region TTGATGTCGCCAGGGCGAGCCCCGCGTGCTTCAGCGGGAACATCAGGGCGAGGCTCAAAAGCGCGTTGACGAGCAGGGCGACGATCGCGGCCTTCATCGGCGATTTTGTGTCCTGGAGGGAGTAATGGGCCGCGACGATAATGCGAATGACGGAGAAGGCGGGGAGGCCGATACTGTAGCAGAGCAGCGCCCGCGAGGTCTGGATGGTCGAATTGAGATTGAATGCGCCTCTTTCAAAAAGCACCGAGATGATTGGAATGCGCAGGGCGATCAGCGCGATGGTTGCGGGAATCGTGATAAAAAGCAGCAGTCGGAGCGAAAAGGAAAGAGTTTTTTTGAGTTCAGCGAATTGTCCCCGGGAGACCTGTTCCGAGAAACTGGGCAAGGTTGCTGTGCCGACGGCGATCGCAAAGACCCCGAGCGGGAGTTCGACAATCCTGTCCGCATAGTAAAGAAAAGAGACGCTTCCCGTGGGCAGCAGCGATGCGAGAATCGTCCCGATGAAGATGTTTATCTGGTAGATGGCCGCGCCGAAGACGGCGGGGAGCATCAGCATGGCCACCCTTTTCAGTCCCGGATGGCGGAAGTGAAAATCAGCCTTCAGTTTGACCCCCAGGCGCAGGAGAAAGGGGACCTGCAATGCCAGTTGCAGGACGCCGCCGATCACAACGCCTGCGGCCAGCGCAACTATCGGGGGATCGAAAAGATTGCGAAGAAACAAGGCTGATAGAATGATCGAGATATTCAAAAGCACCGGGGCGATAGCCGGCGCTACGAAATGGCGGAGGGAATTGAGAATCCCCATACAAAGCGCGACAAGGGAGATGAAAAAGATATACGGGAACATCAGCCGGGTGAGGTAAACCGTCAGCTCGTAACGGGGCGGCGATTTGACAAAGCCAGGCGCCATTGCCGCTACAATCAGCGGGGAAAGGATGATCCCGGCAAGCGAAACGGCAACCAGCAGGATGGACAGGGCGGTGAAAGCGACGTTGGCGAGCCTCATCGCCTCTTCCCGGTTTTTCTTCTTCAGATAGTCAGTGAAAACCGGGACAAAAGAGACAGTCAGCGACCCCTCGGCGAGGAGCCGCCGCAGCAAATTCGGGATTCGGAAGGCGACAAAAAAGGCATCCGTGGCCAGGCCGGCGCCGAAGAGGCCGGCGACGATCATGTCCCGAAGAAACCCGAAAAGACGGGAAAGCAGCGTCGCCATCCCCACAACGCCTGCCGCCCGGACAACCTGAGAATTTTCTGAACGATTTTTATCAGACATGGAAAAGCTTCCCGAAAAAGATTTAATGGCCGCTTTTATCCCTCTTTATGACGGCGTGCCGTCTTGAGTGTTTCATTCGCCATTTTTAGTTGGCAGTTTTTCCAAGCGAGCGGCTATTTCCCCGCTGCTCTTTCCCGCTATGGCGATCGTCTTGGTGCGGGAGGCATGGCCGCTGACAATCGTCACCTGTCGTTTTTTTACGTCGAAAAAATCTGCAAGCACCCGGATGCATTCTTCATTTGCCTTGCCATCTACAGGGGGCGCCGTTATCCTGAGCTTGAGGGCATCATCCTGAACGCCAGCAAGCTCCGAACGGGATGCCCGCGGCACGACCCGGACATGGAAAAGAACGCCGTCTTCGGTTTTACTTAAGGGGATCATGAGGGGCTTCGTCAGCGCAAATAGTGGGAAAGCTGCAGCAGGCTCGATACCAGGAAGCTCTGCAGAAAGACGATTGCCAGCAGGATAACAAGCGGGGAAAAGTCCATTCCGCCTCCCCGCAGGGGAATCCGACGGCGGATCGGCGCCATCACCGGCTCTGTCAACTGATGGATAAGGCGGACGAGCGGATTGTAGGGATCGGGATTTACCCACGACAAGACCGCGCGGATAATTATAATCCACATATAGATATTGAGAAGAATATCCAGGATGCGGGCAATGGCCGCGATAAAATTACCAAGTATAAACATGTGGATGCTCCTTAAAAATATTTCAAGATTCAACTTGCTGTTTCGGCAGCGAATTTACGAAATCAGTCAGCGCAATATTGAATTCATTCGGGTTTTCCAGCATTGCAAAATGCCCCGCTGCCGGAATCAAGGCAAGCCTTGCCCCGGGAATGTGATCTTGCAGATACTCGGACAGGGCCGGGGGGGTCATCTTGTCTTCTGCCCCGCAGACAACCAGCGTCGGAACCCTTATCCCTTCAATGGCAGAGGTTAGCTCAAGTCTGTTGCAGGCGGTGAAATCGCCATGGATCGTTTCGCTCTTCGTTCGGGAAATAGCGTCCACGAGTTGCGCAGCGAATCTTGCTCGGTTGGCCTTGGTGATAGAGAATTTGGCGATGGCGGCGATAGTTTCGGCGGGGTTATTCTTCAAGCCGTCAAGAATAAGCGGATTGACCGGCATGCGGACGCCTCCGCCGACCGGGACAATGGCGGCGGCTTGGTCGCCGTATTTGGCCGCAAAGCTCAGGCAGATTGCCGCGCCCAGCGAATGGCCGATCAGAACCGGCTGGACGATGCCGACATTTTCTAAGAATTTCTCGACGAACGCGACGTAGGCAAATACATCCTGCTCCCCCGGCCCCTCCGATTTTCCGTGACCAGGAAGATCCAACGCGGCGATATTGAAGTCATTCGGCAAGGCGGCAAGCTGCTCATTCCAATCCTCGTGAGTGCCGCCTGAGCCGTGGATGAAAACAAGGGTTCGCCGCTGCGGGTAGAAACCCCCATCGTTGCCCCAGAAGGTGATTTTTCGTCCTTCCACATTTGCCTCGTTCAGCATAAGCAGTCCTTTATGAAATCAAGTCAATCAGGTTTCAGAAGATGAGCCGGGGGCAGTTGGGGGCGGCGTGTATTTCCTGCCCCCCAACTCGGCTGATCTTTTGGTCGCCTCTTCAACGACCGCGGAGATCATCTCCCTGAGTTTTCCGTCCTCCATCACCTTCAGGCCGGCAAGCGTGGTGCCGCCGGGGGTGGCGACCATCTTTCTGAACTCGGCGGGGGTCTTCTCCCCCTTCAGGCAGAGCTTTGCCGAGCCGATCAGGCTTTGGGCGATCAGCTTCAGTGAAACATCCCGGTCAAATCCCATTCGGACTCCCGCTTCGGCGAAGGCCTCGATAATGAAAAAGGCGTAGCCAGGACCGCTGCCGCTGAGCGCCGTGACTGCATCCATCAGTTCTTCCTTGACCTCTACGGTTATGCCGACGGCCTCAAAAATTCCCCGTGCCAACTGCATATCGTAAGCTGTGGCGAAAGAACCTCGGCAGAGAGCCGCCGCCCCTTCGCCGATCAGGGCGGGCATGTTCGGCATAACGCGAATGACCCGCACCCCTTTTCCCAAGCGCTCCTCGATAAAGGAGGTCGCAATCCCCGCCGCGATCGTGATGCAGGTCATCCCGGGCGCCAGTGAGGCGTCAAGCCCGGCGAGAACCTCCTCCATTTTCTGGGGCTTGACGGCCAGCAAGAGCACGTCGGCGCCGCGCAGCGCTTCGCGATTGTCGGTTGTAACCGATACCTTCAGTCTGTCGGCAAGCTCTTGCAGCCGCACCTCATCGGTATCTGCAACGGTCAAAGAGTGAGGATTTACGGCGCTCAGGGAAATTATTCCCTGCACCAGAGCCCCGCCCATTACCCCGCCGCCGATTACGGCGATTTTCTTTCCTTTTAACATCTTTTCCCCTTTTTAGTCGTTATCGTCGAATTCCTCAAAGACCTTTTTCAGTTTATTGAGAGGATCATCGAGGAGGGACTTCTCTTTTTTTTCAGTCTGTCTGTTTTTTGCAAACGCGCCTCTCGCTGCGGACTGGGTGGATATTACGCTTTTGGTGGGCGCCGGGGGAGGAGGTTTAACTGCCTCCGTTTCCTGCCTTTTTTCTTCGGGGGGGGCGGCGGCCGTGATTGTCATTGGCGCTGTGGTGGATGATAAGTCTGCCGGCGTCTTGCGGCGGCGGCGAGGACGGCGGCGGGATTTTTTCTTCGCCGGTTCGACTGCCGGTTCGAGTGCCGGTTCGATTTTCGGTTCGCTGCTTTCAGCAACAGCAATGGCGGCAACAGCCGCAGGTTTTTCGGTAGTCGTCGTCTCCTGTCGTTCAGGCGGCGCCTGAGGGGCCTTTTTCCCTGATCGGCTGGGTCGGCGCTTTTTCATGTCCGGCTTGGCTGGAAGCTTTGCCTCTTTTTGTTTTTCCTCTTCATGGCTATCGTTGCGGAAAATCTCCGGTTCCGTTTCTTCTTCAAGCCCCTCTGCCTCCGCCAGCTCTTCCGCCTCTTTGCTTTCTTTCTCCGCGGCGTCGGCATTTCTTGATTGAGCTGTTTCGGAAGGGAGCGGCAAGTCCCGCTTCGTCGCCTCAATTTTACACTCTTCCCAGGTCGCATCGTGGCTGCCGTAGATATGGATTGACAGGTCGTAATCTGCCTCCAGGCGGCTGATTTCTGCCCTTTTCTGGTTCTGCAAATAATCGGCTATCTCATTGTGTACGCTTGCCTTTATCTCGGCGGCCAGTCCCTTTACGGCCTGCGTCTCCACCTTGCGATAGGCGTTGAGCGCGATATATTCAAGGGAAGGACGCATCCCCCGGCCATGGCAGTAAGGACAGGCCGTGTAGCTTATCTCCTGGATGGTGGATTGCTTCTTCTGCCTGGAGAGTTCAAGTATCCCGAACTTGGAGATGTGGGCAAGCTGGATGCGCGACCGATCCATCGTCAAGGCCTTTTTGAAGGCCTTTTCCACCTCGGCGTTGTGCTTCTGGTCCATCATGTCGATGAAGTCGATGGCGATCAGCCCGCCCAGGTCGCGCAGGCGGAGCTGACGGGCAATCTCCTCCGCCGCTTCCAGATTGGTCTGGTAGGCGGTTTCCTCGACGTTGCGTTTATGGGAGCCCCGCCCGGAGTTGACGTCGATGGTGATCATCGCCTCGGTGGGGTTGATGATCAGATAGCCGCCTGATTTTAGATCGGCCCGTTCCTGGTAGATGACGCGAATCTGCTCTTCCAACTGGTGTTTGTCGAAAAGAGGCGTTTTTTCCTTGTCTAATTTTATTATCTTCAGATTACGGGGCGCAACCGCCTTGCAGTAGGTTTTCATCTGGCGGAACGTTTCTGCGTCGTCAACAAGAATTTCATCTATGTCGGTTGTGAAATAGTCCCTGAGCGAACGAACCCCGAAGGCGCTTTCCTGATATATCAAGGCCGGGGCGGCGAGTTCGGCGGCCTTTTTTTGGATTTCCGTCCACAACCGGAAGAGGTGCTGGTAATCGCGGGAAAGCTCCTGCTTGGTGCGGTTCATCCCGGCGGTTCTGACTATGAATCCCATTCCCTCTTCGGTTTTGATCTGTTCAATCAGCTCCTTGAGCCGCTTGCGATCATCCTCGTCTTCGATCTTCCGGGAGATGCCGCTGCTTTCCTTATTGGGAAGCATTACCAGATATCGTCCCGGCAGCGATATATATGATGTAAGAAGGGCGCCCTTGCGTTCGCTGACCTCCCGGAGCACCTGCACCAATATTTCCTGCCCCGGCTTGAGCGTCTGGCGCGGGCCTTCATGAGAGCCGTTAGTTTCCGCATAGTTGTTCGAGCTTACGTCCCGCAGCGGCAGGAATCCGTCCTTCTTGCCGCCGTAATTTACGAAAGCCGCCTGCAGCCCCCGTTCCACCTTCATCACGATCCCTTTGTAAAGATTCCCCGTTATCGGGTCCCGGACGGCCATCTGGATGTTGAATTCGACCAGTTTGCCGTCTTCCACGATCGCCATGCGCTTCTGCTCGGTGTGGACGGCGTTGATCAGCATTTTTTTACTCATACATGTCCTTTTCCTTAAGAGGTTATTTTTTGTGGCGGTCTGTACCCGGGTCGCAGCTTCGTGCGGCGTCCTCAAATCGCCTGTTTATTGTAGAAAGGCCGATACGTCGCCTTTTCCTTCTCGGAGCACCTCCGGTCCTTCCTCCAGAATGCTGATGACACTCGAAGGTTTGGCGACGATAATGCCGCCGTCGATGATCATATCTACCCTTTTGCCGAAGAGTTCTTCGATGATGCGCGGGTCGCTCAGCAGCTCCCCGTCTTCATCCTTGACGCTGGCGCTGATTATGGGCGAACCCAGCTCGGCGACAAGGGCCTGGCAGATGGGGTTGTCGGGGACCCGGATGCCCGTTGTCTGCCTTTTGGGCAGGATGGTTTTGGGCACTATCCGGGAGGCTTCGAGGACGAATGTGTAGGGCCCCGGAAGCAGGCGGCGCATGATTTTATAAGCCTCGTCGGTAACCCTTGCATAATGGCTGATGTCCTTGAGATCGGCGCAGACAAAGCTGAGCGGCTTTTTCCGGTCGCGCCGCTGGATTTCATAAATCCGGTCAATGCCCTTCTTGTTGAACAGATCGCACCCCATTCCATAGACCGTGTCGGTGGGATAGATGATGATCCCGCCCGCGCGAATCGTTTCCACCGCCCGGCGCACAAGCCGCAACTGGGGGTTCTGGTTGTTGATGGCGATCAGCATAAATTCAGCCCGTTCGAATAAATATCCCGATAATAGTTGGGTAATCTATCAGAAACAAAGGCGATGAGCAACCATAATTCATCGAGTATCCTCGGCAGGGACGAATGCCGTCATCAAAGCTTTATGCCCCGGCTTTACGAAGCCGAGCTCCAGGTTTTGTCGCTCCGGTACGACGTCGCGGCACAACACGCGGGCACATATTCAGCCACCGCAGCGCTTTGCAAATTTTACGCGATGGTAATACACTTTGTCATATTTCATTCCCCTCCTATGGAGGGGTGCCCGTCCGGGGTTGTTTTATTCCCCTCCTATGGAGGGGTGCCCGTCCGGGGTTGTTTTATTCCCCTCCTATGGAGGGGTGCCCGTCCGGGGTTGTTTTATTCCCCTCCTATGGAGGGGTGCCCGTCAGGGCGGGGTGGTTCTTTAAAAGTGCCAGAACTCCCTCCATATTATTCAACACATCCGCAACGCCAATATGAATCACGGTTAGGCCCAAGGATATCAAAAAATCATCTCTTTGTTTATCGTATTCTTCTTTGCCATCGTGTGACGAACCATCAATCTCAATAATGGCATTTTTTTCGGCACAATAAAAATCTACAATATAGTTGCCAATGATCTTCTGCCTATCAAAATCCAGCCCGTTAAGTTTGCCGGATTTAATTTGGCTCCAAAAAAGTGCTTCATGTAATATTCCCGCCTTGCGCAATTCTTTTGCGCGCCCGCGAAGTGCGGGATTATAGGGTAGGGACTTATATTTTTGTGTTGCTCTCATAATACCACCCCGTCAGACCACCCCGTCAGACCACCCCGTCAGACCACCCCGTCAGTCTTCGACTGACACCCCTCCGGAGGAGGGGAATTGTATTCCTTGCCGGAGGAGGGGATTCTTTAAATGTAAGCCGCTTGTTCCGGTAGTCGCACTGCTTCTTTCGCGCCTCCATCCCCGCCCCCCAGATAGACCATTCGCCATTTTACCCCGCGCTCATCCACCCGTTCCTGAA contains the following coding sequences:
- a CDS encoding alpha/beta hydrolase, which produces MLNEANVEGRKITFWGNDGGFYPQRRTLVFIHGSGGTHEDWNEQLAALPNDFNIAALDLPGHGKSEGPGEQDVFAYVAFVEKFLENVGIVQPVLIGHSLGAAICLSFAAKYGDQAAAIVPVGGGVRMPVNPLILDGLKNNPAETIAAIAKFSITKANRARFAAQLVDAISRTKSETIHGDFTACNRLELTSAIEGIRVPTLVVCGAEDKMTPPALSEYLQDHIPGARLALIPAAGHFAMLENPNEFNIALTDFVNSLPKQQVES
- a CDS encoding Rne/Rng family ribonuclease; translation: MSKKMLINAVHTEQKRMAIVEDGKLVEFNIQMAVRDPITGNLYKGIVMKVERGLQAAFVNYGGKKDGFLPLRDVSSNNYAETNGSHEGPRQTLKPGQEILVQVLREVSERKGALLTSYISLPGRYLVMLPNKESSGISRKIEDEDDRKRLKELIEQIKTEEGMGFIVRTAGMNRTKQELSRDYQHLFRLWTEIQKKAAELAAPALIYQESAFGVRSLRDYFTTDIDEILVDDAETFRQMKTYCKAVAPRNLKIIKLDKEKTPLFDKHQLEEQIRVIYQERADLKSGGYLIINPTEAMITIDVNSGRGSHKRNVEETAYQTNLEAAEEIARQLRLRDLGGLIAIDFIDMMDQKHNAEVEKAFKKALTMDRSRIQLAHISKFGILELSRQKKQSTIQEISYTACPYCHGRGMRPSLEYIALNAYRKVETQAVKGLAAEIKASVHNEIADYLQNQKRAEISRLEADYDLSIHIYGSHDATWEECKIEATKRDLPLPSETAQSRNADAAEKESKEAEELAEAEGLEEETEPEIFRNDSHEEEKQKEAKLPAKPDMKKRRPSRSGKKAPQAPPERQETTTTEKPAAVAAIAVAESSEPKIEPALEPAVEPAKKKSRRRPRRRRKTPADLSSTTAPMTITAAAPPEEKRQETEAVKPPPPAPTKSVISTQSAARGAFAKNRQTEKKEKSLLDDPLNKLKKVFEEFDDND
- a CDS encoding YggT family protein — encoded protein: MFILGNFIAAIARILDILLNIYMWIIIIRAVLSWVNPDPYNPLVRLIHQLTEPVMAPIRRRIPLRGGGMDFSPLVILLAIVFLQSFLVSSLLQLSHYLR
- a CDS encoding threonylcarbamoyl-AMP synthase, with the translated sequence MLIAINNQNPQLRLVRRAVETIRAGGIIIYPTDTVYGMGCDLFNKKGIDRIYEIQRRDRKKPLSFVCADLKDISHYARVTDEAYKIMRRLLPGPYTFVLEASRIVPKTILPKRQTTGIRVPDNPICQALVAELGSPIISASVKDEDGELLSDPRIIEELFGKRVDMIIDGGIIVAKPSSVISILEEGPEVLREGKGDVSAFLQ
- a CDS encoding DUF167 domain-containing protein codes for the protein MIPLSKTEDGVLFHVRVVPRASRSELAGVQDDALKLRITAPPVDGKANEECIRVLADFFDVKKRQVTIVSGHASRTKTIAIAGKSSGEIAARLEKLPTKNGE
- the murJ gene encoding murein biosynthesis integral membrane protein MurJ, giving the protein MSDKNRSENSQVVRAAGVVGMATLLSRLFGFLRDMIVAGLFGAGLATDAFFVAFRIPNLLRRLLAEGSLTVSFVPVFTDYLKKKNREEAMRLANVAFTALSILLVAVSLAGIILSPLIVAAMAPGFVKSPPRYELTVYLTRLMFPYIFFISLVALCMGILNSLRHFVAPAIAPVLLNISIILSALFLRNLFDPPIVALAAGVVIGGVLQLALQVPFLLRLGVKLKADFHFRHPGLKRVAMLMLPAVFGAAIYQINIFIGTILASLLPTGSVSFLYYADRIVELPLGVFAIAVGTATLPSFSEQVSRGQFAELKKTLSFSLRLLLFITIPATIALIALRIPIISVLFERGAFNLNSTIQTSRALLCYSIGLPAFSVIRIIVAAHYSLQDTKSPMKAAIVALLVNALLSLALMFPLKHAGLALATSIASVVNVAMLWVILRIRIGEFLDRDFYRSLARTGLSTLVMLAVIISLDFIYPWNTANPFNTRLIYLSLSVVTGAAAFFISAFFFRSQEIAA
- a CDS encoding endonuclease domain-containing protein, translating into MRATQKYKSLPYNPALRGRAKELRKAGILHEALFWSQIKSGKLNGLDFDRQKIIGNYIVDFYCAEKNAIIEIDGSSHDGKEEYDKQRDDFLISLGLTVIHIGVADVLNNMEGVLALLKNHPALTGTPP
- the proC gene encoding pyrroline-5-carboxylate reductase, producing MLKGKKIAVIGGGVMGGALVQGIISLSAVNPHSLTVADTDEVRLQELADRLKVSVTTDNREALRGADVLLLAVKPQKMEEVLAGLDASLAPGMTCITIAAGIATSFIEERLGKGVRVIRVMPNMPALIGEGAAALCRGSFATAYDMQLARGIFEAVGITVEVKEELMDAVTALSGSGPGYAFFIIEAFAEAGVRMGFDRDVSLKLIAQSLIGSAKLCLKGEKTPAEFRKMVATPGGTTLAGLKVMEDGKLREMISAVVEEATKRSAELGGRKYTPPPTAPGSSSET